Proteins encoded in a region of the Anopheles aquasalis chromosome 2, idAnoAquaMG_Q_19, whole genome shotgun sequence genome:
- the LOC126570270 gene encoding probable ATP-dependent RNA helicase spindle-E — MDSEEDDIMDFFDFSKPFQRTVVSGGYCNATVVPEPLNSHKLPEKPVQGTEYSASYARAEENRLIKAFIADTEPAASAVSAVDDVDGDSMMAAEDAEHLRRLQCQELMEPLFARYRFTMEPNNLPIYESKQKIVDTIREHPVVVLQGPTGCGKTTQVPQFLLEQAYQRGEYCSIVVTQPRRIAAISIAERVAKERDCDVGTLVGYKVGLKQKLSDDTRVLFVTTGVLLQWLINAKTAPRFTHIIMDEVHEREVDMDFLLIIAHRMLGTRNNQFKIILMSATIDAKVFIDYFKIPHADHLLPPVLHVARKHPYELRVFYLDDLSHFRGDFLPDYRKPGICEEMYMIAAKTVYACDQLIDEYEDDSERLNFKPSIIIFLPGIGEIDHMASVLNGFQQVRANNAGSYTVPQFIILKLHSMMPASDQAAVFIKPPTGYRKIILSTNIAESSITVPDVKFVIDFCLQRVLVADTTNNFSALTTQWAPRSNLEQRAGRAGRLMKGRVYRLIEKRHYTTGIPAMATPEMTRCPLGTVVLKAKLVDDGPPHAILGLALDPPNLSDICNTILQLKELGALFLTVRGSYSPYDGDMTYLGRVMAQLPMDLPFSKLVVLGYVFSVLPEAIIIAAGMSAKNIFSNQRNQHAFALKMHWADGSGSDGIAILNAYTAWRGQQEQRATTGGSSAEWCKRHGLELRSLTDMAELVREIEHRMDMCNLKEITGPNRVVWKPREKPIILKLIMAGAFYPNYFLVSRVTNDNDESKRNTYSVVGNRDPFSTVYLSGFEHRTHIGPLYRQQIRDLLTEGDRSKQSVIKVEFDRSQNRIFVRFVGGEAERYKVPGRIRPEVYHAIKIRTLTRQGMQLRVMHHADAVRVATEMGLGHWQDNDWVPKRQLLANPHLAVVPLVHCARLQATVTYVCNPSKFYLRPLDRNVQLFEDIVKQMNAGHFQPFPREHKFHRHDLVAAPVQQQQEQQQRYRRAQLITEHDQTLAANRRSWTVFFLDHGATEQLEVSTFRQLPSNLSQMPGQVFEASLAEVQPPAAKSPTGVWLKESVAFLTSKTQGTRLDVEVFSVVDRVANVVLRCGNFGEERTINEQLIEAKLAQSSEESYPSKINHEMRTRVQRHIALDEQYRKEILADDSELLRYIEDDDEEIVEPPAELLRLTLQLRGPYSPLETRCYSSMASSFLKAVSIEQDSVNSVLLESNPQDTHEKLVIATGINENPISQKLTIRQTTIMPNIPGMPALMTLIFAHRCVLKMDDEGTRVCGVLGGLGCDPNTGTSYYPEHDLSLPVDVEITQDDITDINALRYIMDSMLQSGRSENTTMFSGPTHGVLVGKVKEYILKILQRDRPLTVAAFVQNFEWLSPSDQGASSSSKRRAVDTTTVYDSPLFPLHPPLTLQPVKTNRLEFLQTHCAELHRLAHLSIKLPNGGITCKLCDVTLESQHGIRIHLYSKLHRDREHQIGYQHS; from the exons ATGGACAGCGAGGAAGACGATATTATggattttttcgattttagcAAACCGTTCCAGCGGACGGTCGTGTCAGGCGGTTACTGTAACGCGACCGTCGTTCCGGAACCGCTGAACTCCCACAAACTGCCGGAGAAACCGGTGCAGGGCACCGAGTACAGCGCCAGCTACGCCCGTGCCGAGGAAAACCGGCTCATCAAG GCGTTTATTGCTGATACGGAGCCGGCTGCTTCGGCCGTCAGCGCAGTCGACGATGTCGATGGGGATTCAATGATGGCGGCCGAAGACGCGGAACACTTGCGCCGGCTGCAATGCCAGGAGCTGATGGAGCCGCTGTTCGCTCGGTACCGGTTCACGATGGAGCCCAACAATCTGCCGATCTACGAATCGAAGCAGAAGATCGTGGACACGATCCGTGagcatccggtggtggtgctacaggGCCCCACGGGCTGTGGCAAGACCACCCAGGTACCGCAGTTTTTGCTGGAGCAGGCGTACCAACGGGGAGAGTACTGTAGCATCGTGGTCACGCAACCACGCCGTATCGCAGCCATCTCGATCGCCGAACGCGTTGCCAAGGAACGGGATTGCGATGTGGGCACACTAGTAGGCTACAAGGTGGGGCTGAAGCAAAAGCTGAGCGACGACACCCGGGTTCTGTTCGTGACGAcgggtgtgctgctgcagtggctCATCAACGCCAAGACGGCACCCCGCTTCACCCACATCATCATGGATGAGGTACACGAGCGGGAGGTCGATATGGACTTTCTGCTCATCATCGCACACCGTATGCTGGGCACGCGGAACAATCAGTTCAAGATCATTCTCATGTCGGCCACGATCGATGCCAAGGTGTTTATCGATTACTTCAAGATCCCGCACGCGGATCACCTGCTCCCACCGGTCCTCCACGTGGCCCGCAAGCATCCGTACGAGCTGCGTGTGTTTTATCTGGATGATTTGTCGCACTTCCGGGGAGATTTTTTACCGGACTACCGGAAGCCAGGCATCTGCGAGGAGATGTACATGATCGCGGCCAAGACGGTATACGCCTGCGATCAGTTGATCGACGAGTACGAGGATGATAGTGAGCGGTTGAACTTCAAACCATCGATCATCATATTTCTACCCGGCATCGGTGAGATCGATCACATGGCCAGCGTGTTGAATGGGTTCCAGCAGGTACGGGCCAACAATGCCGGTTCGTATACCGTGCCCCAGTTCATCATCCTGAAGCTCCATTCGATGATGCCCGCATCGGATCAAGCGGCCGTCTTTATCAAACCCCCCACTGGCTACCGGAAGATCATTCTCTCGACGAACATCGCCGAAAGCTCGATCACCGTGCCGGACGTCAAGTTTG TGATTGACTTTTGTCTGCAGCGCGTCCTGGTCGCCGATACGACAAACAACTTCTCGGCGCTAACGACACAGTGGGCTCCTCGGAGCAACCTAGAACAGCGTGCTGGTCGTGCGGGGCGTCTGATGAAAGGGCGCGTATATCGTCTGATCGAGAAGCGACACTATACGACGGGTATACCGGCGATGGCTACACCCGAAATGACACGCTGTCCGTTGGGAACGGTCGTGCTGAAGGCCAAGCTGGTCGATGATGGACCACCGCATGCAATCCTTGGGCTTGCCCTCGATCCACCGAATCTCTCCGACATCTGCAACACGATACTGCAACTGAAGGAACTCGGTGCACTGTTTCTGACCGTCCGGGGATCCTATTCACCGTACGATGGTGATATGACGTACCTCGGGCGGGTGATGGCACAATTACCGATGGATCTACCATTCTCGAAGCTCGTCGTGCTGGGGTACGTGTTTTCGGTGCTACCCGAGGCCATCATCATAGCGGCGGGCATGTCGGCGAAGAACATCTTCAGCAATCAGCGCAACCAGCACGCGTTCGCCCTGAAGATGCACTGGGCCGATGGATCGGGTTCGGATGGGATCGCGATCCTGAATGCGTATACCGCGTGGCGAGGACAACAGGAGCAACGTGCAACGACGGGTGGCAGTTCGGCCGAATGGTGCAAACGGCATGGTTTGGAGCTACGCTCCTTGACCGATATGGCCGAGCTGGTGCGCGAGATAGAGCACCGGATGGACATGTGCAACCTGAAGGAGATCACCGGTCCCAATCGGGTCGTTTGGAAGCCACGCGAGAAACCAATCATCCTGAAGCTGATCATGGCCGGAGCATTCTACCCGAACTATTTCCTCGTCAGCCGGGTGACGAATGATAACGACGAGAGCAAACGGAACACGTACTCCGTGGTCGGTAACCGGGATCCGTTTAGTACGGTCTACCTGAGCGGTTTCGAGCACCGGACCCACATTGGACCGCTGTACCGGCAGCAAATTCGCGATCTCCTAACGGAGGGCGATCGCTCGAAACAGTCCGTCATCAAGGTGGAGTTTGATCGATCGCAAAATCGCATCTTTGTCCGTTTCGTCGGTGGTGAGGCGGAACGGTACAAGGTACCGGGTCGTATCCGGCCCGAAGTGTACCATGCGATCAAGATACGGACGCTTACCCGGCAGGGAATGCAGCTGCGCGTCATGCATCATGCCGATGCGGTTCGGGTCGCCACGGAGATGGGTCTCGGTCACTGGCAGGACAACGACTGGGTGCCTAAGCGGCAGCTTCTCGCGAATCCGCACCTAGCCGTGGTGCCGCTGGTACACTGTGCCCGTCTGCAAGCCACCGTAACGTACGTGTGCAATCCGAGCAAGTTCTATCTGCGTCCGCTCGATCGAAACGTGCAACTGTTCGAGGACATAGTAAAGCAAATGAATGCCGGTCACTTCCAACCATTCCCGCGCGAACACAAATTCCATCGCCACGATCTAGTGGCCgctccggtgcagcagcagcaggagcagcagcagcggtaccgCCGGGCTCAGCTTATTACTGAGCACGATCAAACGCTCGCTGCCAACCGGCGCTCTTGGACGGTGTTCTTCCTCGATCACGGCGCTACGGAGCAGCTGGAGGTTTCCACGTTTCGTCAACTTCCGTCCAACCTCAGCCAAATGCCGGGGCAAGTGTTTGAGGCTTCACTGGCCGAGGTGCAACCACCGGCGGCCAAATCACCGACGGGCGTCTGGCTGAAGGAGAGCGTCGCTTTTCTAACGAGCAAAACTCAAGGCACGCGGCTAGACGTGGAGGTGTTCTCCGTCGTCGATCGCGTTGCGAACGTTGTGCTGCGTTGCGGTAACTTTGGTGAAGAGCGCACCATTAACGAGCAGCTGATTGAGGCGAAGCTGGCTCAATCGTCGGAAGAGTCGTACCCTTCGAAGATAAACCACGAGATGCGTACCCGGGTGCAGCGTCACATCGCGCTGGATGAGCAGTACCGCAAGGAGATCTTGGCCGACGATTCCGAGCTGTTGCGGTACAtcgaggatgacgatgaggagatCGTGGAGCCACCGGCGGAACTGCTGCGCCTTACGCTGCAGCTCCGGGGTCCGTATAGTCCGCTGGAAACGCGTTGCTATTCGTCGATGGCATCGAGCTTCCTGAAGGCGGTCAGCATCGAGCAGGATTCCGTCAACTCGGTCCTGTTGGAGTCGAATCCGCAGGATACGCACGAGAAGCTGGTGATCGCGACCGGTATTAACGAGAATCCGATTAGCCAGAAGCTGACCATACGCCAGACGACCATTATGCCCAACATTCCCGGCATGCCGGCTTTGATGACGCTCATCTTTGCTCACCGGTGCGTGCTGAAGATGGACGACGAGGGaacgcgtgtgtgcggtgtgctggGAGGGTTGGGATGCGATCCAAACACTGGCACATCGTACTATCCCGAGCACGACCTATCGCTACCGGTGGACGTGGAGATCACTCAGGACGACATTACGGAT atcAATGCCCTGCGCTACATAATGGATTCAATGTTGCAGTCGGGACGCAGCGAGAACACTACCATGTTCTCTGGGCCCACCCACGGGGTGCTGGTCGGCAAAGTGAAGGAGTACATTCTCAA aatccTCCAACGCGACCGGCCGCTAACGGTGGCAGCCTTTGTGCAGAACTTCGAATGGCTGTCGCCAAGCGATCAAGGAGCGAGCAGTTCGAGCAAACGTAGGGCAGTAGATACGACCACCGTCTACGATTCGCCACTCTTTCCGCTGCATCCACCGCTTACTCTACAACCGGTCAAGACGAACCGTCTCGAGTTCCTGCAAACGCACTGTGCCGAGCTGCACAGGCTTGCACACTT ATCAATCAAACTGCCAAATGGAGGTATTACCTGCAAACTGTGTGACGTGACGCTGGAATCGCAACACGGCATACGTATCCACCTGTACTCCAAGCTGCACCGTGATCGGGAACATCAAATCGGTTATCAACACTCATGA
- the LOC126572827 gene encoding cadherin-23-like — MQWSIGVSVMFPQNHFAWLASVLLVLAGPPSRTAVLAQDWTDPWFVSGNEENISLGAYEPALTLQNVWMVEEMPTPYVMLYLNYKGTAQPSIIAAPSSLGATVARANDGRWTVNVNRRQDYEVPDQRAPLIQLSVEDASRPYIIPVQLVNVLDNAPVMTAENYCEISELRRDFTSDCLFKVYHADGFEQGNILNSSTNELSFEIEDAVANEHFEFWEVPEGNPEDPNHNILYNLRVKKQLDYAEKSLFNFITTVYDLDQTHSFKMNTIVKVRNVDSRNPTFTRPFTTQRIMEKEEFRTTVIAIDSDTELNNPICYTLQTLVLDYQKYFSIGETSGEMVVNPIDRDTEKNELYSFTITAYKCHNPSNRTSIDGAIILEDKNDCFPEFEVRPVEQEFWENTVMELDFEQFIIDDRDLGENARYTVRLTETVGGQEQQGTDSFTIIPSTGYQRTGFTVNINDASKLDFEDPPRQSFQLHVTAQEPSEPSHVRVQTIAIKLKNWNDEIPAFSDEEYEVSVRETIGVDELLAEVTVTDRDIDDGITLTALGRIGESVDIVALPIVLVDSVPSYSFQIRTKVGNIFDYDIAKEVIVQLQAQDKLKTERNEPLHRIFSQLSINVIDVNNKPPQITLPRGTLHILENSVAESPVIIGESEVGEIIGTDPDTEADLQFSIDWSSSYGTKSGVRAKQDTYEGCFYIREERVNQQRTIGTLRVNPSFKKDVDYEMYDTLFLMIRLIDRNQTILPNSVEVAITVQIDDVNDNAPEFDNATLTVVRSVRERSDAGVTIGNIIAYDIDGPGNNEITFSMSPVNPEHEGWMSIDQNGIIRVEGNRTIDCDTPPIDVVLQTVTVSDWLFSTSHVFTIVLMDTNNKLPYHDPFPDDGRVFQFEKLPSKSVVARVEGKDQDRDVAYHTVSYEINYRDFAQLQRYFEVNSGGQVYVKENNEPLDRDGGLESITINVVMVDNAGGYDVQNRVSTNILLTLLDINDHYPELPELGDDSSQISEDVKTGYIIKADLAAQDRDDRLTPNAKINYYIRQVTPDIGTSLFLLESVNEYNATLKAAKDFKGYYGDWTVRIEACDRGSEYEPIIALPEPGRDNCRTRDYELVINPFNYQAPTIVYPVRNSQLRLKYESLYNGRPLNDTNGSVLPDFSAIDDDGGIYGDVSFTLQSTNEGDKDHEVFRIDKIDRKSGQLVLENALAVQPYPKNYSLTVIARDGGDKRTEVQINVVFIDMTGEPAFLEPTFDTDFTENEEGRDERRQLPFAEDPKNAGLPPGAQTNVFYFIDRSYGNASHLFALDPVSNVLRLAVLLDREEIPSHEIRIVATNNENGPPASIAESSAALLVVRIKVNDVNDNPPVFQQRFYAAGITTEDRVQKPLFRVFADDPDEDEIIRYEIVAGSGETVGENLPPSGSPLPFRLDGNTGELTLQQKVLPTQKGYYQFSIMAFDRDDTHNDTTTAKIYIVSESNRVTFVFLNSVEEIDQPDIRDFLAQQLSAAYDMECNIDDIDQSIATERQEEIPSAGSSSETDVRTHFILNNQAVEASTIQQRSSNRTFVTELKTVLRTRNLSLQNVPTPSEPLSEVNETLQTVLIAVAGALAVLCVILFVAFFIKIRSLNRQLKALSATDFGSISSDLNGKPSRTVPTTNIFSIEGSNPVLNDNEYGRHGGGGGGYYDDLSVQSDESDFTDMDKDMFATKSKESLTPAFMEHIRQRSLNPMVNATVRSNDSSGSTPAHQKVDETEDELSHRF; from the exons ATGCAATGGTCGATCGGTGTTTCAGTGATG TTTCCACAGAACCACTTTGCATGGTTGGCatcggtgttgctggtgcttgccGGGCCTCCATCACGGACAGCTGTCCTTGCCCAGGACTGGACGGATCCATGGTTTGTTTCGGGAAACGAGGAAAACATTTCACTCGGTGCCTACGAACCCGCATTGACGCTACAGAATGTGTGGATGGTGGAAGAGATGCCAACACCGTACGTGATGCTCTATCTCAACTACAAGG GTACGGCACAGCCAAGCATTATTGCCGCACCCAGCAGTCTCGGTGCTACGGTGGCACGCGCCAACGATGGCCGTTGGACAGTCAACGTAAACCGACGGCAGGACTACGAGGTACCGGACCAGCGGGCACCGTTAATACAGCTGAGCGTAGAGGATGCCTCCCGGCCCTACATCATCCCGGTGCAGCTGGTCAACGTGCTCGATAATGCACCGGTAATGACGGCGGAGAACTACTGCGAAATCAGCGAGCTGCGCCGGGACTTCACATCGGACTGTCTGTTCAAGGTGTACCATGCGGACGGGTTCGAACAGGGCAACATTCTCAACTCCAGCACGAACGAGCTGTCGTTCGAGATCGAAGATGCCGTCGCGAACGAGCATTTTGAGTTCTGGGAGGTACCGGAGGGTAACCCGGAGGATCCTAACCATAACATACTCTACAACCTGCG GGTAAAGAAACAGTTGGATTACGCGGAAAAGTCACTGTTTAActtcatcaccaccgtgtACGATCTGGATCAGACGCACTCGTTCAAGATGAACACCATCGTCAAGGTCCGGAATGTGGATAGCCGTAATCCGACGTTTACGCGCCCCTTCACCACCCAGCGGATTATGGAGAAGGAAGAGTTTCGCACGACCGTCATCGCTATCGATAGCGACACGGAGCTAAACAACCCTATCTGCTACACACTGCAAACGCTGGTGCTCGATT ATCAAAAGTACTTCTCCATCGGTGAAACGAGCGGCGAAATGGTCGTGAATCCAATCGATCGTGACACGGAAAAGAACGAGCTTTACTCGTTCACG aTCACCGCATACAAGTGCCACAATCCCAGTAACCGCACCAGCATCGATGGTGCCATCATACTGGAGGACAAAAACGATTGCTTTCCAGAGTTTGAAGTGCGCCCGGTCGAGCAGGAGTTTTGGGAGAACACGGTGATGGAGCTGGACTTTGAGCAGTTCATCATCGATGATCGTGATCTGGGTGAAAACGCACGCTACACGGTACGCCTCACGGAAACGGTTGGTggtcaggagcagcagggcaCGGATTCGTTTACCATCATTCCCTCGACCGGTTATCAGCGGACCGGGTTCACCGTGAACATTAACGATGCTTCGAAGCTGGACTTTGAAGATCCTCCCCGGCAAAGCTTTCAGCTGCACGTGACGGCCCAGGAACCGAGTGAACCGTCGCACGTTCGAGTGCAAACGATCGCGATTAAGTTGAAGAACTGGAACGATGAGATTCCTGCGTTCAGCGATGAAGAGTACGAAGTCAGCGTGCGGGAAACCATCGGTGTGGACGAGCTGTTGGCGGAAGTTACCGTCACTGATCGGGATATTGATGATGGGATCACCCTAACGGCACTTGGGCGGATTGGCGAAAGTGTGGACATCGTAGCATTACCGATCGTGCTGGTAGACAGCGTACCGAGCTATAGCTTCCAGATTCGTACGAAGGTGGGCAACATCTTTGATTATGACATCGCGAAGGAGGTTATTGTGCAGCTGCAGGCCCAGGATAAACTGAAAACCGAGCGAAATGAACCATTGCATCGGATATTTTCCCAGCTTTCGATCAATGTGATCGATGTGAACAACAAACCGCCACAGATCACGTTG CCCCGAGGTACGCTGCATATTTTGGAGAATTCGGTGGCCGAGTCACCGGTCATTATTGGGGAGTCCGAGGTTGGTGAGATCATCGGTACCGATCCGGATACGGAGGCCGACCTACAGTTCAGCATCGACTGGAGCAGTAGCTACGGTACCAAGAGTGGAGTACGCGCCAAACAAGACACCTACGAAGG CTGTTTCTACATCCGCGAGGAGCGCGTAAACCAACAGCGCACGATTGGGACATTGCGGGTGAATCCCAGCTTTAAGAAGGACGTTGATTACGAAATGTACGACACACTGTTCCTGATGATCCGCCTGATCGATCGGAACCAAACGATTCTACCGAACTCGGTGGAGGTAGCGATTACGGTGCAGATTGACGATGTGAACGATAATGCACCGGAATTCGATAATGCCACACTGACCGTGGTACGTTCGGTGAGAGAGCGATCTGATGCGGGGGTTACGATCGGTAACATTATCGCCTACGACATCGACGGTCCGGGGAACAATGAAATCACTTTCTCCATGAG CCCGGTCAATCCAGAGCATGAAGGATGGATGAGCATCGATCAGAATGGCATCATACGTGTCGAGggaaatcgaacgatcgactGCGATACGCCACCCATCGACGTGGTGCTACAGACTGTGACCGTTTCGGACTGGCTGTTCAGTACCAGTCACGTCTTTACGATCGTCCTGATGGACACCAACAACAAGCTACCGTATCACGATCCCTTCCCCGACGATGGTCGCGTGTTCCAGTTCGAGAAGCTGCCATCGAAGAGTGTGGTGGCGCGGGTGGAAGGTAAAGATCAGGATCGGGACGTGGCGTACCACACGGTGTCGTACGAGATCAACTACAGGGACTTTGCGCAGTTGCAGCGCTACTTCGAGGTCAATAGCGGGGGACAGGTGTACGTGAAGGAAAATAACGAACCGCTGGATCGGGATGGCGGTTTGGAGAGCATCACGATCAACGTGGTGATGGTCGACAATGCGGGGGGTTATGATG TTCAGAACCGTGTGTCGACGAATATTTTACTAACGCTGCTCGACATCAATGATCACTATCCGGAGCTACCGGAGCTCGGTGACGATAGTTCCCAGATATCGGAGGACGTAAAGACGGGCTACATCATCAAGGCGGACCTGGCAGCGCAGGATCGGGATGACCGACTTACGCCGAATGCCAAAATCAACTACTACATTCGACAGGTGACACCAG ATATTGGCACCTCACTGTTTCTGCTGGAGAGTGTGAACGAATACAACGCCACATTAAAGGCGGCCAAGGACTTTAAGGGTTACTACGGTGACTGGACGGTGCGAATCGAA GCATGTGATCGTGGCAGTGAATATGAACCCATAATTGCCCTGCCGGAGCCGGGCCGAGACAACTGTCGGACGCGCGATTACGAGCTGGTGATAAATCCTTTCAACTATCAAGCCCCAACCATCGTCTATCCGGTTCGTAACTCACAGCTACGTCTCAA ATACGAATCACTGTACAATGGACGCCCCCTGAACGACACCAATGGGTCGGTTTTGCCCGATTTCAgtgccatcgatgatgatggtggcattTACGGTGACGTTAGCTTCACGCTCCAGAGCACCAACG AAGGGGATAAGGATCACGAAGTGTTTAGGATCGATAAAATAGATCGTAAAAGTGGTCAGCTCGTCCTGGAGAACGCACTGGCGGTGCAGCCCTATCCGAAGAATTATAGC TTGACTGTTATCGCCCGGGATGGTGGTGACAAGCGCACCGAGGTACAGATTAATGTAGTCTTCATCGACATGACCGGTGAACCGGCCTTCCTCGAGCCAACCTTTGACACCGACTTTACAG AAAACGAGGAAGGACGCGATGAACGCCGCCAGCTTCCGTTTGCCGAGGATCCGAAGAATGCCGGCCTACCACCGGGAGCCCAAACAAATGTGTTCTACTTCATTGACC GAAGCTACGGAAATGCGAGCCATCTGTTTGCGCTCGATCCGGTGAGTAACGTGCTGCGGTTGGCCGTTCTGCTCGACCGGGAAGAGATACCGTCGCACGAGATACGGATTGTGGCGACAAACAACGAGAACGGTCCACCGGCATCCATCGCCGAGAGTTCGGCCGCCCTGCTCGTCGTCCGGATCAAGGTGAACGACGTGAACGACAATCCGCCCGTGTTCCAGCAGCGGTTCTATGCGGCCGGCATCACGACGGAGGATCGCGTCCAGAAGCCACTGTTCCGCGTCTTTGCCGACGATCCGGATGAGGATGAAATCATCCGGTACGAGATTGTGGCCGGTTCGGGGGAGACGGTCGGTGAGAATTTGCCCCCGAGCGGCAGTCCGTTGCCGTTCCGGCTCGACGGGAACACGGGAGAGCTGACGCTGCAGCAGAAGGTGCTACCGACGCAGAAGGGTTACTATCAGTTCAGCATCATGGCGTTCGATCGGGATGATACGCATAATGATACGACCACGGCCAAGATCTACATCGTGTCCGAGTCGAACCGGGTGACGTTCGTGTTTCTGAACAGCGTCGAAGAGATTGATCAACCGGATATCCGGGATTTT CTGGCCCAACAACTTTCGGCCGCATATGATATGGAGTGTAACATCGATgacatcgatcaatcgattgcgACCGAACGGCAGGAGGAGATACCGtcggccggcagcagcagcgagacgGACGTTCGTACCCATTTCATCCTCAACAACCAGGCGGTCGAAGCGAGCACGATACAGCAGCGATCCTCTAACCGAACGTTCGTCACCGAACTGAAGACGGTGCTGCGTACACGCAACCTTTCGCTCCAGAATGTCCCAACACCGTCGGAACCGCTGAGCGAGGTCAACGAGACGCTACAGACGGTACTGATTGCGGTGGCCGGTGCTCTGGCCGTACTCTGTGTCATACTGTTCGTGGCGTTCTTCATCAAAATTCGTAGCCTCAACCGCCAGCTGAAAGCCCTGTCGGCCACCGATTTTGGGTCGATTTCGTCCGACCTCAATGGGAAACCGTCGCGTACCGTACCGACGACCAACATCTTCTCCATCGAGGGCTCCAATCCGGTGCTGAATGATAACGAGTATGGgcgccatggtggtggtggcggtggatatTACGATGATCTGAG TGTGCAATCGGACGAATCGGATTTCACCGACATGGACAAGGATATGTTTGCGACGAAGAGCAAG GAAAGTCTGACTCCTGCCTTCATGGAGCACATACGCCAGCGGTCACTTAATCCGATGGTGAATGCGACCGTCCGCAGCAACGACTCCAGTGGCTCCACTCCAGCTCATCAGAAAGTGGACGAAACGGAGGACGAACTATCGCATCGGTTTTGA